CACAGCTTTTTGGATGAAGTGGAAGGCTCCTATAAATTCAAATTCAGCATTCCATGTGGAGTATAATTCAAGGAGAAAGGAAAGAAGTCATTTTGTGAGGTTAAAACTAATCAATAACTCATCCATTTAGGATTATTCCCAAATCCTTCATAGTTCCACTTGATTTCTTTGTCCTCTATGAAGCACCACCtaattgtattgttttcaaatgaaaccacaaaggctttatttctttctgGGGGCAATTAATCCAAATTTTATCCAAATGTTTGCTCCTCAAGTCCTTGCTCAAGATAGCAGCCTCACATCCTGCTTACTTCCTGCTTCTACTCGTTTACTCTAATTTTTTGAAGGTGTGGTAACAGGGCATGTGCATTACAGTTGCAGAAGCATTCGCAGCAGTAGGGAAAATTTCACCAGCCCCATACAGGGGCAGGATAAAGCCAAGTATGGGGTTACTAagaatttttattaatatttgagTAAAATATTAAAGCAACATTGATAGAAGTATACCCAGGCTTAAAATAAagcagaaatttaaaaaaaatactgagatTAAGACAACATTAAGGAAAGCCACCAAGGCCTCAttgggtaattaaaaaaaaaactgcatttgaaGGTGACAGTTGTAGTTTTCAGATGCTATCCTGACACTCTACAttgaggaaaatgtttttgtttgtttgttcatcCTTTAAAAGCATGTGCATTTTACAACTATCTCGTATGGCATGCCTTTATGTGATGCAATTTGATCAgcgaaataaataaaagatgtgATGTTGCTTTAGTCTTTTACATTtagtaaaatactaaaaaaacatgaacagaaTACTACCAAGgctttaaacaaaacaaaccaaaatatattttaaaaaatcaaacattaaatcaaataaaaaaatgttccattctTTTGCTCCACCTGCCTTTTTTGGTGATACTTTTCCCTTCTCATTCCTCCTCCAGTCCAACGTTCCCTGTTATCGTGTAGCCAATGTCCGACCACTTCAGCACTGAGCCCTTGATGTGGCCACTAGAGCAAAAAGGCGGATAAAATGGATGACTCAGTGTGGTAATTAGTCAAAAGTTACATCGAACGCGACTTAGTTCCACCTCTGGTTATCATCACACAGGCCTCACCTGTGACCCGTATACTCTTTGGCGATGGCCCAAGAAGCGTTGTCCCACATTTGCAAGTCTGTCATGTGACTGTCCACGCCTGACACAGCGATCACAGGCTCAGATGCCCACCCATACTAAAAACCAACACAAATCTTTTCAAACGTTGAAATAATTATTCTTTTCTTCATTATCTGAGGGGGCTGAggttttgatcccaggtgggttctcactatgtagactttgcatgttctcccctggctggtgtgggttttccccgggtactccggtttcttcctacatcccaaaaacatgagtATGAATGGTCATACATCGCCTTGTGGCCTGCGAATGGCTTGTCACCATTTCAGGCTGTCCCCCAGCTGGTGAGGATAATCGtgtcggaaaatgaatgaatgaataatgatcTACAAATTCTACATCTATCTATAGATTTCAGACACGGACTGATAGTCAGAAGAGTGCAAGATAGTACTAGGTAGGTACACACggatggacagatggatggatagacggacagacaaATTGATAGTACCTCTCGCAACAGTACTGCTGAGGAGCAGCTTGTTTGGAGCTTCACAAAATCTTTCGACACAACAAGACACAGTTTTGTCCACTGCCTTTCTTTGACTCCTTGACCTCCTAGCCCCAACATCTCCAGCTTACTGTGCGAGTTCTGTGTCTTCAAATAGTAGTTGCCATTGTATGACACCAACATCAGTCTAGTTAAGCTGGATGGGCTGATGGTTAAGGCAATGTGGGGTGACAAATCACTGGCAAAACGGTAGCGCAAACACATGGTTACACCTAGTAGGAGCCAGGAACAAGAGGAGACATACATAAAACATTGATCCAACATGGATTACTTTGAACAAGCGATAGATTAATTTAGAAAATAGGTGACATGAATCTAACCTGCTTTTGTTGTCCAACCAGTATAGGACATAGTGTGGTGAGACAAAACATCATGGTGAAACCGGAAGTAAGGTGGGTAGTAGTACACTGTTCCTCCTTCGGACAAAGTGATCATCAATTTGCTTAAATTGGTCCCGGGAGTAGCTGCAGAGCAAAAAAGACAGGAGTTAGCACAACAAAAATTATCAGATAAAAACGTTTCTAATGTTGCAGCAGcatttttgtggaaaaagatACCAATTGTCTCCAAAGTGTCTTCCTCATCAAAGTTTAAGATGTCTTTTTCACTCATCTCGAAGATGCCTGCTTCACCGTTCCCTAAGATGTTTTTACCATTGGTCCCCAAAATGTCTTCCCCATTGGTCCCCAAAATGTCTTCCCCGCTGGGCTTCAACATGTCTTCCCCACTGGGCTTCAACATGTCTTCCCCACTGGGCTTCAACATGTCTTCCCCACTGGGCTTCAACAGGTCTTCCCCACTGGGCTTCAACatgtctttttcatttatttccaagTTGGCTTCTTTGACCAAGATGTCTTCTACACTTGTCTCCAAGATGTCTTCTACACTTGTCTCCAAGATGTCTTCTACACTTGTCTCCAAGATGTCTTCTACACTTGTCTCCAAGATGTCTTCTACACTTGTCTCCAAGATGTCTTCTACACTTGTCTCCAAGATGTCTTCTACACTTGTCTCCAAGATGTCTTCTACACTTGTCTCCAAGATGTCTTCTACACTTGCCTCCAAGATGTCTTCTACACTTGTCTCCAAGATGTCTTCTACACTTGTCTCCAAGTTGTCTTCTACACTTGTCTCCAAGTTGTCTTCTACACTTGTCTCCAAGTTGTCTTCTACACTTGTCTCCAAGTTGTCTTCTACACTTGTCTCCAAGATGTCTTCTACACTTGTCTCCAAGATGTCTTCTACACTTGTCTCCAAGTCGTCTTCTCCACTTGTGTCCAAGATGTCTTCACCACCTAAGTAAAAGATGTCCTCACTACTTATTGCTAAGTTGTCTTCTCTACTTAATTCCAAGATGTTTTCTCTACTGATGTCCAAGAAGTCTTCTCTACTTAATACCAAGACGTTTTCTCTACTGATGTCCAAGAAGTCCTCTCCAATGATTTCCATGTTGTCTTTTCGACTGATCTCCATGATATTTTTTACACTGGCTTCCAACATGTCTTCTCCATTAAGTTTGAAATTGTCTTGTCCACTTATGTCCAGGATATCATCTCCATTATCTTCCAAGTTGTCTTGGCCACTTTTGTCCAGGATTTCTTCTCCACTAGGCATCAAGTTATATTCTTCCCTGATCTCCAAGTTGTTTTCTCCATTAAAAGACCTGAGTATATCCAAGACCAGGGTGGTGAGGATGATAAAGATCATCAAGGTAGTcagacattttttcttcttgatcCTTGATTCTCCCGAACGCATGTTCCTCTTGTTGAAGGAGTTCCCTCTTGGTGTCAAAGTGAATGTTTCAACGTAACAGTGATTGGGCTGTTTATATCCAGTTAGGGCGGACTCTCACTTTGGTCAAGTTTCAATTTCCCCTAATACGAATTCTACCGGTATCACACCTGCTTTCCTCCATATTGCAACCCACAGGGACATTGTATCCAGCGTAGAGACAATACTACTGTATGAATCAAGGGGGATGTTTTGTACAATCGCGTAACTAGAAACAATTAATTTGAGAATGTAATCTAAACTGGACTGTGTAGGAGAGTGAGATAGCAATGTCAAATGATGCTAGAGATTTTAATTTTGTTACATTGTCTCGTTTTGGTGGAAATTctctcacactcattcataggGCCaagttagagtgttcaaccagcctatgctgcatgttttggggatgtgagaggaaattggagtacccagagaaagcccACGCATGCCCGGGCCAAACATAGGAAGATctggacctgggatcaaaccctcgatctcagaactgcgagggcAACGTACTAAACACTCGCGCACCCGGTCAccatttttaagaataaaataatTGCTAAGATTTAAGTTTCTTTCCACACTACACGCTCATTCAAAATGTGCCTCGGATGAAAATGTCGTTGAAAGGGTGCTTAAAGCTACTCAATCACAAGAAAGTGCCATTAGGAAGACAGAGTGCCAACCTGCCTTTGACATTCCATCAGCGGCATTCCGTCCATGATTTCTCGTCCACATCCATGTATCAACACTCAAGTTAAAGTGCAGTCAGGGAGAAAATTAATTTCTTATTACCCCGATTATAATATCAGGTCTCACTTGGTGTGTCTCGGGAAAATCCCACTCATCAGCATTTTGTCAAATGGCGGGCCATGGCATGCTACAGACGAGTAAAAATTGGGGGCCAGCAACTCTGAATGGATGCATTTCAGTGAAAGTAGCTTTGCCaactcaacaaataatgataatgaatCTCCATCTGTGTTTTCTCCTCCCTTTACCTTTTGGATAAACATATAGCACATATAAACAGGAGCAAAGAGCCTTTCCACAATTCATCAAAACAGCAAATTTAGAGGGCAGTGACATGAAAGGGAAAAGGAACAGCAGAAAATGCATCTGACATTTGGGATATATGTTCATTTGAGAAAGGAAAGATGGGTGGACATTTTAGATGTGCATCAATCTTATGTTGTATATCCCTGTAGCTCAAAATGCTCATGTACACCGAAAAGGAGGGCAGCAAACAAAATTGATCATTACAAAATTCATGAGGTTCAGAAATCGTACATCAAGTCTTTTTTTCCTGCTAGAAGGCAATACTATTACTTCcctcgctctttttttttttaataatcttcCTCCATCACCTGCTACAAATCTCCACACAGTGACTGAGACGTGCGAAAAGGGCACATTTGCATAGCGTCTATATAGGGTAGAAAATCCGAtcatataaatgtaaataaggTGAGCTTAGTGTATATTTTCCTTGAGAAAACAGCTATTTGAAAACACGTCGGGAAAGTGCACAAGAGAGGACATGGATGGAGTGAAGCGAAAGGTCTTATTGGGGCTAGTGGATCAGTCAATGCAGTAATGTCACTGCTgacagtgttttattttttttattttggacattCTGGCAGACGCTGCTGCTGAGGATTAACAGCAGGCGGCACTGGTGCAGTACTGGCGGCAAAACCATTCAAGATTTATGACCACGTGCGCAATCATTCCGTCAAACGTACCGTAACTTTAACATAGGgtttgaattttcatttttgaagCGCTACGGATTTATTGTCAGCTGGTTTGCTgtgtaaaatattatttattgttcaATGAAACACTGGCCTCAAGCTAAGCATAGAACATTAAGACAAGTGTGACCTCATCACTTTTTGGAGAAgtgaaataattattaaatgaacATTAAATAATGGATATATAGTTGTCTTTTGAATCCTAAATTATGTCATCATCAGACATTAAAATTCAAACATGTCAcgattcattttaatttgaatattttcttgattaaactttttgttattattttacttattaATTTTAACGTCACTAACTTAActaattgcctgccattgatggaGTCCAAAAGTCAACAAACCAACACCAAGAcagtttttaagtttttttttttttatagtatacACATATTCCTTCTTTTAAACACTTGGATTCAAGTCTAACCTGTAATTGATTGGAAATGATGATAGCATCtctactgttctaatggttctGTTTTCAAACAGTAACTTTTGATTAAAACAGACCAGGGAACAAAGAAATGTGTCCACATAATTTAGATGTTCATACCTCATGGCTTGTATGGGCATGTGTCCCAATGTTTGTGTATTCATGTAAAATAATGAGAAATGCCATTGAGGGAGGGTATGTTTTTCACGACGTGCGAATTGAGGAAGTTAAACATATGCCTACTTTATCCAAGCGAACAAGGTGTACAGACTGAATGTAATTGTGAATGAGGAAAGTTCATGGCTGAGGAAACACAAGACAAGCATTCTATTAGCTCGCTCCGGGACACGCTGTGCTTCCGACAGCGAGAATGAAAGCGCAATCTTTGGAGCTGTGTGCATGCTGCTTGCTCAAATTAGATTATTCTGCCCACCTATCATgacttcaaattgtttttttttgactggtATTCAAACAAACACAGCAAAAGATTAGGCCGCTTTCTTTGAGCATTGGGGAAGACATTCTAAAAGTGAACTGTGAATGGAGGCAAAGAAGGCTCACAGTCACATTTAAGGGTACACTCTAACGTTTCCAAGGAAGAACAAAATGTGATTCACATTGTGACCTCGCAAGAGGTTTCATCACCGAGTGACTGTGAGGATGCCAACTCGGTCAATGGCGCATGAAACTGCTTCTTTTTATTGGCATGGCATTCAATCAGTTCCTCTTGGCTGTATGTCCTTGGCTTTGGGGTACTGGCGATGGGGGAAGGGTGAGTGAGGGGTGGGGGAATGGGGGGGTCAAGCCATTACAGCAGTCCTGCACCTGCCCACGT
This region of Stigmatopora nigra isolate UIUO_SnigA chromosome 6, RoL_Snig_1.1, whole genome shotgun sequence genomic DNA includes:
- the LOC144197729 gene encoding uncharacterized protein LOC144197729 isoform X2 produces the protein MSEKDILNFDEEDTLETIATPGTNLSKLMITLSEGGTVYYYPPYFRFHHDVLSHHTMSYTGWTTKAGVTMCLRYRFASDLSPHIALTISPSSLTRLMLVSYNGNYYLKTQNSHSKLEMLGLGGQGVKERQWTKLCLVVSKDFVKLQTSCSSAVLLREWPHQGLSAEVVGHWLHDNRERWTGGGMRREKYHQKRQVEQKNGTFFYLI
- the LOC144197729 gene encoding uncharacterized protein LOC144197729 isoform X1, producing the protein MSEKDILNFDEEDTLETIATPGTNLSKLMITLSEGGTVYYYPPYFRFHHDVLSHHTMSYTGWTTKAGVTMCLRYRFASDLSPHIALTISPSSLTRLMLVSYNGNYYLKTQNSHSKLEMLGLGGQGVKERQWTKLCLVVSKDFVKLQTSCSSAVLLREYGWASEPVIAVSGVDSHMTDLQMWDNASWAIAKEYTGHSGHIKGSVLKWSDIGYTITGNVGLEEE